From Shewanella yunxiaonensis, the proteins below share one genomic window:
- a CDS encoding acyltransferase, whose product MAKFPSCDGVYTLYFIRGCLAFCCYVINTLLWCIPILLGSLVKLLFPIKQLQQGCRRFLDRCATGWISTNGIIEKLFHPLKIHVDAMPALSVNEWYMVIANHQSWVDILVLQRLLNRKIPFLKFFLKQQLIYVPVLGLAWWALDFPFMRRYTTAQLKKNPKLRGKDIEITRKACTKFKHRPVSVMNFVEGTRFRPAKHQRQNSPYRHLLRPRAGGLAFALSAMGEQIHKLLDVTIYYPQKRPTFWEYISGHLPEVYVHVELQEISQDMRGDYMNDREFKQHFQEQLNQIWHHKDDVLERLQAQAKGDA is encoded by the coding sequence GTGGCCAAATTTCCATCCTGTGACGGAGTCTATACGTTGTATTTCATCCGCGGCTGTCTAGCCTTTTGCTGTTACGTCATCAACACCTTACTGTGGTGTATTCCTATATTGTTAGGCAGTCTGGTGAAACTGTTATTCCCCATTAAACAACTCCAGCAGGGCTGTCGTCGTTTTCTGGATCGTTGCGCCACAGGCTGGATCAGTACCAATGGCATTATTGAAAAGCTGTTTCATCCGCTCAAAATTCACGTTGATGCCATGCCAGCGTTATCCGTTAACGAGTGGTATATGGTCATTGCCAACCATCAGAGCTGGGTGGATATTCTGGTGCTACAACGGCTACTAAACCGTAAAATCCCGTTTCTAAAATTTTTTCTGAAACAACAGCTTATTTATGTTCCAGTATTGGGACTCGCCTGGTGGGCACTGGACTTCCCATTTATGCGACGTTATACCACCGCACAACTGAAAAAGAATCCCAAGCTGCGTGGTAAGGATATAGAAATCACCCGTAAAGCCTGCACCAAGTTCAAACACCGCCCGGTTAGTGTCATGAACTTTGTAGAAGGCACCCGTTTTCGCCCGGCAAAACATCAGCGGCAAAATTCCCCCTATCGTCACCTGTTGCGCCCCCGTGCTGGCGGCCTAGCGTTTGCACTCTCCGCAATGGGTGAGCAAATCCATAAATTGCTGGATGTCACCATTTATTATCCGCAGAAGCGACCAACCTTCTGGGAATACATCAGCGGCCATCTTCCGGAAGTATACGTGCATGTCGAACTGCAGGAGATCTCGCAGGATATGCGCGGCGATTACATGAATGATCGCGAGTTCAAACAACACTTTCAGGAGCAGCTAAATCAGATTTGGCACCACAAAGACGACGTGCTTGAGCGCTTACAAGCACAAGCCAAAGGAGATGCCTGA
- a CDS encoding GntR family transcriptional regulator — MGQPLSPQELLDIVPQEKGLTLVEQVLVQIQTSIIKGELPAGSKINEQALAEKYGISRGPTREALQLLERQRLVVRVPHIGARVAALTVEELNDLYELRSTLEVMACELAAKRITEAQLNNLWQLLERQEAALENGDSYFQQEGDVDFHYQIIQASGNRHLQETLMGGLYHLLRMYRYQCTNNSRRPVRAIAEHRRIVEAIAQHDAELAGLLMRRHIEQGRQNTEQRLKQLQAQTPAGKPLALS; from the coding sequence ATGGGACAGCCGCTATCACCTCAGGAATTGCTGGACATTGTACCTCAGGAAAAAGGTCTCACTTTGGTGGAACAAGTACTGGTGCAGATCCAAACCAGCATTATCAAAGGTGAGCTGCCTGCAGGTAGCAAAATCAATGAACAGGCTTTGGCTGAAAAATATGGCATCAGCCGTGGACCCACACGAGAAGCGTTGCAATTGCTGGAGCGTCAGCGTTTGGTGGTGCGAGTACCGCATATCGGCGCACGCGTTGCGGCACTGACCGTTGAAGAACTTAATGACCTGTATGAACTGCGCAGCACACTGGAAGTAATGGCCTGTGAACTGGCCGCTAAACGCATCACCGAAGCACAACTCAATAACCTGTGGCAGCTGTTAGAACGTCAGGAAGCTGCGTTGGAAAACGGTGACAGCTACTTTCAGCAGGAAGGCGATGTGGATTTTCACTATCAAATCATCCAGGCCAGTGGTAACCGTCATTTACAGGAAACGCTGATGGGCGGTCTCTATCATCTGTTACGGATGTACCGTTATCAATGTACCAACAATAGCCGCCGTCCAGTCAGAGCCATCGCCGAACATCGCCGCATCGTTGAAGCCATTGCCCAACACGATGCTGAACTTGCCGGATTGCTGATGCGCCGTCATATCGAGCAAGGACGACAGAATACCGAACAAAGATTGAAACAGCTTCAGGCGCAGACCCCAGCGGGTAAGCCGTTGGCACTATCCTGA
- a CDS encoding DUF523 domain-containing protein — protein sequence MNDKILVSACLMGEKVRYDGQDNLLNDPRMALWRQQQRLVVMCPEIAGGLATPRAPAEQLGVRVLTVDGEDVTEAFQRGAMQTINLARQQQVVMAILKARSPSCGVGQVYDGSFSRHLKVGDGVTAAALKSAGIAVFSELELDAAATWWQRRYGESQDMTLS from the coding sequence ATGAACGACAAAATTCTGGTAAGTGCTTGCTTGATGGGCGAAAAGGTACGCTATGACGGCCAAGATAATTTATTAAACGACCCGCGTATGGCGCTGTGGCGGCAACAGCAGCGCTTGGTCGTGATGTGTCCAGAAATTGCTGGTGGCTTAGCAACGCCGAGAGCGCCTGCTGAACAGCTTGGCGTTCGCGTGTTAACCGTCGATGGCGAGGACGTTACTGAGGCATTTCAACGAGGCGCGATGCAGACGATAAATTTGGCAAGGCAACAACAGGTGGTCATGGCCATTTTGAAAGCGCGCAGTCCTTCCTGTGGTGTTGGACAAGTGTACGATGGTAGTTTTAGTCGTCATCTCAAGGTTGGCGACGGTGTTACTGCCGCAGCATTGAAAAGCGCCGGTATTGCAGTGTTTTCTGAACTTGAGTTAGATGCCGCCGCTACCTGGTGGCAACGGCGGTACGGGGAATCTCAGGATATGACTTTGTCCTGA
- a CDS encoding NfeD family protein, whose protein sequence is MMSSDAVWYWLIAGAVLMLAELVIPGGIVVFLGAACVVVAGAIWTGIVHGWVQSLTLWFITSIILLLSFRQITQRMMGGDSHVDNTDEELDIYNQQGQVKETIGPGEKTGRITFQGADWPALGDGSVIPIGARVRIICRENIALVVEPLPDGE, encoded by the coding sequence ATGATGTCTTCTGATGCTGTGTGGTACTGGCTGATAGCCGGTGCCGTGCTGATGTTGGCTGAGCTGGTGATCCCTGGCGGCATCGTGGTGTTTCTTGGTGCAGCGTGCGTGGTGGTCGCTGGGGCAATCTGGACCGGCATAGTGCATGGATGGGTACAGAGTCTGACACTGTGGTTTATCACTTCCATTATTTTATTGCTGAGTTTCCGCCAAATTACCCAACGCATGATGGGCGGCGATTCTCACGTAGATAATACCGATGAGGAGCTAGACATCTACAACCAACAGGGGCAAGTGAAGGAAACGATTGGCCCAGGCGAAAAGACCGGACGTATTACTTTTCAAGGGGCCGATTGGCCTGCGTTAGGGGATGGTAGCGTGATACCAATAGGCGCTCGGGTCAGAATTATTTGCCGCGAGAATATTGCCTTAGTGGTGGAACCGTTACCGGACGGTGAGTGA
- the prpC gene encoding bifunctional 2-methylcitrate synthase/citrate synthase, translating into MTDKKLSGAGLRGQSAGETALSTVGKSGSGLTYRGYDVKDLAENVSFEEVAYLILYGELPNVEQLAAYRQKLKGLRGLPQALKEVLERIPANAHPMDVMRTGCSMLGNLEPEKDFSEQYDVADRMLGAFTSIICYWYRFSHDGVRIDTETDDEQIGSHFLHLLHGKKPSPLFARVVDVSLILYAEHEFNASTFTARVCASTLSDMFSCITGAIGSLRGPLHGGANEAAMELIQNMRDEDDARATLLGKLERKEKIMGFGHAIYRESDPRNAIIKGWSEKLSKEVGDERLYKVSVACEELMWKEKKLFCNADFFHASAYHYMGIPTKLFTPIFVCSRLTGWAAHVMEQRANNRIIRPSADYVGVAPREVPPIEQR; encoded by the coding sequence ATGACTGATAAGAAACTGAGTGGTGCCGGCCTGCGCGGACAAAGCGCTGGTGAAACGGCTCTGAGTACTGTGGGCAAGTCCGGCTCCGGACTCACCTATCGCGGCTACGATGTAAAAGATCTGGCTGAAAACGTCAGTTTTGAAGAGGTCGCTTACCTAATCCTCTACGGCGAACTACCCAACGTTGAACAATTGGCGGCTTATCGACAAAAACTCAAAGGATTGCGCGGCTTACCACAGGCACTGAAAGAGGTGTTAGAACGGATCCCGGCGAATGCGCATCCGATGGACGTGATGCGTACCGGTTGCTCCATGCTGGGTAACCTGGAACCTGAAAAGGACTTCAGTGAACAGTATGATGTTGCCGACCGAATGTTAGGCGCATTCACCTCTATCATCTGTTACTGGTATCGCTTTAGCCACGATGGCGTGCGTATCGACACCGAGACCGATGACGAGCAGATTGGTAGCCATTTCCTGCACCTGCTGCACGGCAAAAAGCCCTCACCTTTGTTTGCTCGGGTGGTAGATGTATCACTGATCCTCTATGCAGAACATGAATTTAACGCGTCGACATTCACTGCCCGTGTTTGTGCCTCCACCTTATCGGATATGTTTTCCTGCATCACCGGTGCGATAGGTTCGCTGCGTGGGCCACTGCACGGCGGTGCCAATGAAGCCGCCATGGAACTGATCCAGAATATGCGCGACGAAGATGATGCCCGAGCCACACTGCTGGGCAAACTGGAGCGTAAAGAAAAAATCATGGGCTTTGGTCATGCCATCTATCGCGAGTCAGACCCACGAAACGCCATCATCAAAGGCTGGTCTGAAAAGCTGTCAAAAGAAGTTGGCGATGAACGACTCTATAAAGTCTCAGTGGCTTGCGAAGAGTTAATGTGGAAAGAGAAAAAGCTGTTCTGTAATGCCGATTTCTTCCATGCCAGCGCTTATCACTACATGGGCATTCCGACCAAGCTGTTTACGCCGATTTTTGTGTGTTCCCGACTGACAGGCTGGGCAGCTCACGTAATGGAGCAACGCGCCAACAACCGTATCATTCGACCCAGTGCCGATTACGTGGGTGTCGCACCGCGTGAAGTTCCACCAATTGAACAGCGTTAA
- a CDS encoding SPFH domain-containing protein produces MIPTEFDTDILVLVIWGIIFLIFIVNLFRSIRLVPTKSAYIVERLGKYHATLDAGFHALIPFVDNVAYIHDLKEETIDVPPQECFSSDEVNVEVDGVIYLSVVDPIKASYGVTDYRFAAIQLAQTTTRSVIGTLELDRTFEERDLISAKVVEVLDQAGASWGIRVHRYEIKNITPPETVKNAMEMQVNAERERRALLAKSEGDKQSKINRSEGVKQEMINLSEGEMQRRINEAEGKAQEILALAQATAESIEKLAAVISAPGGRNALRMQLGEQYLGKLNKLGKSGSRVVLPANLIDFQQWMGAIGLEEEQS; encoded by the coding sequence ATGATCCCGACAGAATTTGATACCGATATACTGGTGCTGGTGATATGGGGCATTATTTTCCTGATTTTCATTGTAAATCTGTTCCGTTCTATTCGATTGGTGCCAACCAAGTCTGCCTATATTGTCGAACGGCTGGGCAAGTACCACGCAACACTGGATGCAGGATTCCACGCGCTGATCCCTTTTGTGGATAATGTGGCTTATATCCATGATCTGAAAGAGGAAACCATTGATGTTCCGCCGCAGGAATGCTTTTCCAGTGACGAAGTGAATGTGGAAGTGGATGGGGTGATTTACCTGTCGGTGGTGGACCCAATCAAAGCCAGCTATGGTGTTACCGACTACCGCTTTGCCGCAATCCAACTGGCACAAACGACTACTCGCTCGGTGATAGGAACGTTGGAACTAGACCGAACCTTTGAAGAGCGAGACCTTATCAGCGCCAAAGTGGTTGAAGTGTTGGATCAGGCCGGCGCATCATGGGGTATTCGCGTGCATCGTTACGAAATCAAAAATATTACCCCGCCAGAAACAGTTAAAAACGCCATGGAGATGCAGGTTAATGCAGAACGTGAACGGCGGGCGCTGCTCGCCAAAAGTGAGGGCGATAAGCAGAGTAAAATTAACCGTTCTGAAGGGGTGAAACAGGAGATGATTAACCTGTCAGAAGGGGAGATGCAGCGCCGTATTAACGAGGCTGAAGGTAAAGCACAGGAAATCCTAGCTTTGGCACAAGCAACGGCGGAATCCATTGAAAAACTGGCGGCAGTGATCAGTGCGCCCGGTGGTCGTAACGCGCTGCGAATGCAGTTGGGCGAACAGTATCTGGGTAAACTCAATAAATTAGGTAAATCCGGCAGCCGAGTGGTCCTGCCTGCAAATCTGATAGACTTCCAACAATGGATGGGTGCCATTGGTTTGGAAGAGGAGCAGTCATAG
- the prpB gene encoding methylisocitrate lyase: MKSSAGLKFRQAVANNKPLQIVGTTNAYFALMAEQCGIQALYLSGAGVANASYGLPDLGMTSMNDVLIDASRITSATGLPLLVDIDTGWGGAFNIARTIKEFEKAQVAAVHMEDQVSQKRCGHRPNKAVVSTEEMVDRIKAAVDARQDENFVIMARTDAVAVEGLESGIERAAAYIEAGADMIFAEALTELQQYVRFKELVKAPILANMTEFGKTELFNKEQLAEVGVDMVLYPLSPFRAANKAALKVMQALVADGHQRNVVDTMQTREELYHYLGYHQYEDKLDQLFNK, translated from the coding sequence ATGAAATCTAGCGCCGGATTGAAATTCCGCCAGGCCGTGGCCAATAACAAACCTCTACAGATCGTTGGGACCACCAATGCCTACTTTGCCTTAATGGCAGAACAATGTGGCATTCAGGCTCTCTACCTTTCTGGTGCTGGGGTAGCAAATGCTTCCTATGGCCTGCCAGATCTGGGGATGACATCCATGAACGATGTGTTGATTGATGCCAGCCGTATCACTTCTGCTACCGGACTGCCACTGTTGGTCGATATCGACACCGGTTGGGGCGGCGCCTTCAATATTGCCCGCACCATCAAAGAGTTTGAGAAAGCCCAAGTAGCCGCAGTGCATATGGAAGATCAGGTGTCGCAAAAACGCTGTGGTCACCGTCCCAATAAAGCGGTGGTCAGCACTGAGGAGATGGTCGATCGCATCAAAGCTGCCGTGGATGCCCGCCAAGATGAAAATTTCGTCATCATGGCGCGTACTGATGCCGTAGCCGTGGAAGGACTGGAATCCGGTATTGAGCGCGCCGCGGCTTATATTGAAGCCGGTGCCGACATGATTTTCGCTGAAGCACTCACTGAACTACAGCAATATGTCCGCTTTAAGGAGCTGGTCAAGGCACCGATTCTCGCCAACATGACCGAATTTGGCAAAACCGAATTATTCAATAAAGAGCAACTGGCCGAAGTGGGAGTGGATATGGTGCTGTACCCACTGAGTCCGTTCCGTGCTGCCAACAAAGCTGCACTGAAGGTCATGCAAGCATTGGTGGCCGACGGGCACCAACGCAATGTGGTCGATACCATGCAGACCCGTGAAGAGTTGTACCACTATCTGGGGTATCACCAATACGAAGATAAGCTGGATCAGCTGTTTAACAAATAA
- the rho gene encoding transcription termination factor Rho — protein sequence MNLTELKNKSIADLVALAEEMNLENMARARKQDIIFSILKAHAKSGEDIFGGGVLEILQDGFGFLRSADGSYLAGPDDIYVSPSQIRRFNMRTGDTIFGKIRPPKEGERYFALLKVNEVNFDKPENSRNKILFENLTPLHAEERLRMERGNGSTEDITARILDLCSPIGKGQRGLIVAPPKAGKTLLLQNIAQSITYNNPEVVLMVLLIDERPEEVTEMQRLVQGEVIASTFDEPASRHVQVAEMVIEKAKRLVEHKKDVVILLDSITRLARAYNTVVPSSGKVLTGGVDANALHRPKRFFGAARNIENGGSLTIIATALIDTGSKMDEVIYEEFKGTGNQELHLSRKAAEKRVFPAIDFNRSGTRREEKLTTPDELQKMWILRKILNPMDEVSAMEFLIDKLAMTKTNEEFFTAMKRAK from the coding sequence ATGAATTTAACTGAATTAAAAAACAAGTCTATTGCTGACTTAGTCGCTCTGGCCGAGGAAATGAACCTCGAGAATATGGCCCGTGCCCGCAAGCAGGACATCATTTTCTCTATTCTTAAAGCTCATGCCAAAAGCGGTGAAGACATTTTCGGCGGTGGTGTGCTGGAAATTCTGCAGGACGGCTTTGGCTTTCTGCGTAGTGCCGATGGTTCTTACCTTGCAGGTCCTGATGATATCTATGTATCGCCAAGCCAGATACGCCGCTTTAACATGCGAACGGGCGATACTATATTTGGGAAAATCCGCCCGCCCAAAGAAGGTGAACGTTACTTTGCATTGTTAAAAGTTAACGAAGTCAACTTTGATAAGCCTGAAAACTCCCGCAATAAGATCCTGTTTGAAAACCTTACCCCGCTGCATGCAGAAGAACGTTTGCGTATGGAACGTGGTAATGGTTCTACTGAAGACATCACTGCCCGTATTCTCGACCTTTGTTCTCCTATCGGTAAAGGTCAGCGCGGTTTGATTGTGGCACCGCCAAAAGCCGGTAAAACATTACTGTTGCAGAACATCGCTCAGTCCATCACTTACAACAACCCTGAAGTGGTGTTGATGGTGTTGCTGATTGACGAACGTCCTGAAGAAGTTACCGAAATGCAACGTCTGGTGCAGGGCGAAGTGATTGCGTCTACCTTCGATGAACCCGCCAGCCGTCACGTGCAGGTTGCTGAAATGGTGATCGAAAAAGCTAAGCGTCTGGTAGAACACAAAAAAGACGTCGTGATCCTGCTGGACTCTATCACTCGTCTGGCACGCGCTTACAACACCGTCGTTCCTTCATCAGGTAAAGTACTGACTGGTGGTGTGGATGCCAACGCTCTGCATCGTCCTAAGCGCTTCTTCGGTGCCGCCCGTAATATCGAGAATGGTGGCAGTCTGACCATTATTGCCACTGCGTTGATCGATACCGGTTCAAAAATGGATGAAGTCATTTACGAAGAGTTTAAAGGTACTGGTAACCAGGAACTGCATCTGTCTCGTAAAGCTGCAGAAAAGCGTGTGTTCCCAGCTATCGACTTCAACCGTTCAGGCACTCGTCGCGAAGAGAAACTGACTACGCCAGATGAACTGCAGAAAATGTGGATACTGCGTAAGATCCTGAATCCAATGGACGAAGTCAGTGCTATGGAATTTTTGATCGACAAACTGGCGATGACTAAAACTAACGAAGAATTCTTTACCGCAATGAAACGCGCTAAGTAA
- a CDS encoding IS3 family transposase (programmed frameshift), whose translation MATSTNSSRKRTQRDYTLAFKLGIVERVEKGEMTYKQAQKRFGIQGKTTVLVWLRKHGRLDWSKPFQHPLMPHSKETPAQTIKRLERELAEEKLRNQILNGMVDIMDNEYGAGLRKKLLIRYVWQAKAKSEINLAAACRAVGISRQGVYQAVARMNSRRTELSVIKDSVQYWRKYMPRLGTRKLYTLIKPMLIEQDIKLGRDGFFTYLRNEGLLVKPKRSYTKTTFSKHWMKKHPNLLKADGLHDAEHVLVSDITYLESDQGVHYLSLVTDAVSRKIVGHHLSTDMKADSVVKALKMAVRDKRYIANAVHHSDRGAQYCAAVYQDELIANHIQPSMTDGYDCYQNALAERVNGILKQEFFLYRCKTLEELKILVRESIAIYNEMRPHLSLDMATPNQVHNRKGQLRELA comes from the exons ATGGCGACATCAACTAACTCAAGCCGTAAGCGCACGCAACGTGATTACACCTTAGCCTTTAAATTAGGTATCGTAGAGCGTGTCGAAAAAGGCGAGATGACGTACAAACAAGCCCAGAAGCGCTTTGGCATTCAGGGCAAGACAACCGTACTCGTTTGGCTCAGAAAGCATGGTAGACTCGATTGGTCGAAACCTTTTCAGCATCCCCTTATGCCACATTCAAAAGAAACCCCAGCACAAACTATCAAACGCCTTGAGCGTGAGTTAGCCGAAGAGAAACTGCGTAACCAAATCCTCAATGGTATGGTCGATATCATGGATAATGAATACGGAGCTGGTTTAAGAAAAAAGT TACTTATCCGGTATGTCTGGCAAGCCAAAGCCAAAAGCGAAATAAACCTGGCAGCCGCATGTCGTGCTGTCGGTATTTCAAGGCAAGGTGTTTACCAGGCAGTTGCCCGGATGAATAGTCGGAGAACGGAATTATCGGTCATCAAAGACTCCGTACAATACTGGCGTAAATATATGCCGCGATTGGGCACACGCAAGCTCTACACATTGATAAAACCTATGCTGATTGAACAGGATATCAAACTCGGACGGGATGGATTCTTTACCTATTTGAGAAATGAGGGCTTGCTGGTTAAACCCAAGAGAAGTTACACCAAAACGACGTTTAGCAAGCACTGGATGAAGAAGCATCCTAACCTGCTGAAAGCAGACGGGCTGCATGATGCAGAGCATGTACTGGTCAGCGATATCACCTATCTTGAGTCAGACCAAGGCGTGCACTATTTGTCACTGGTTACCGATGCCGTATCACGCAAGATAGTCGGTCATCACTTGAGTACAGACATGAAAGCAGACAGCGTGGTGAAAGCGCTGAAAATGGCGGTTAGGGATAAGCGCTATATCGCTAATGCAGTGCATCACTCAGACCGGGGAGCGCAATATTGCGCAGCCGTTTATCAGGATGAACTGATAGCGAACCATATTCAGCCGTCAATGACAGACGGTTATGATTGCTATCAAAATGCACTAGCGGAAAGAGTCAATGGCATACTGAAGCAAGAGTTTTTCCTGTATCGATGTAAAACGCTGGAAGAGCTGAAGATACTTGTTCGAGAATCGATAGCGATATATAACGAAATGAGACCGCACCTGAGTTTAGATATGGCAACACCCAATCAGGTGCACAATAGAAAAGGCCAGCTACGGGAGCTGGCCTAA
- a CDS encoding DUF5020 family protein, whose product MKKTCLLLALLLSPQAFCDDLLQWTDTSVTVLYGDDYKLAPSDEQTTATIESAGAWKYGDWFLFHDFIHMDDSYGDSNTNYGEISPRFSASKILGQQVGYGAITDVSLALTYEHGEGDVESMLYGIGLDFKAPYFSYLQLNTYRRDANNNNSSGWQFTPVWRMDFPVGDSNIVFDGFMDWVFASDGDQGYKTNLHFNPQIKYDLGAIIFGAAQKNRLMVGIEYDYWKNKYGVDGVDQNTYSVIVKYHF is encoded by the coding sequence ATGAAAAAAACCTGCCTGCTTCTGGCACTGTTGCTGTCACCACAAGCCTTCTGTGATGATCTGCTGCAGTGGACAGATACCAGCGTCACTGTACTTTACGGTGATGACTACAAACTGGCGCCTTCCGATGAACAAACCACCGCGACTATTGAATCTGCCGGTGCATGGAAATATGGCGACTGGTTCCTGTTCCACGATTTCATTCACATGGATGATTCTTACGGCGATTCCAATACTAACTATGGTGAAATTTCACCCCGCTTCAGCGCCAGCAAAATTCTGGGACAGCAAGTTGGTTATGGTGCAATTACTGATGTTTCATTGGCACTGACTTATGAGCACGGTGAAGGTGATGTCGAGAGCATGCTTTATGGTATTGGCCTTGACTTCAAAGCGCCTTATTTCTCATACCTGCAGTTAAATACTTATCGTCGTGATGCCAACAATAACAATAGCAGTGGTTGGCAGTTCACCCCAGTTTGGCGTATGGACTTTCCGGTTGGCGACAGCAACATAGTGTTTGATGGCTTCATGGACTGGGTTTTCGCTTCCGATGGCGATCAGGGCTACAAAACTAACCTCCATTTTAATCCACAGATTAAATACGATTTGGGTGCCATTATTTTCGGCGCAGCTCAGAAAAACCGTCTGATGGTAGGTATCGAATACGATTACTGGAAGAACAAGTACGGCGTAGATGGCGTTGACCAGAATACCTACTCCGTCATCGTGAAGTATCACTTCTAA
- a CDS encoding SPFH domain-containing protein, translated as MFAFTILILFVGFILYKLMLIVPMREVHVIERLGKFRTVLQPGFHFLIPFFDRVAYRHDTREQVLDVPPQSCISKDNIQLEVDGLVYLKVMDGKLASYGIEDYRMAAVNLAQTTMRSEIGKLSLSETFSERERLNEAIVREIDKASDPWGIKMLRYEIKNISPSRHVIHTLEKQMEAERRKRAEITLANAEKEAMINMSQGERQEAINISEGQKQKRINEAMGTAQEIAIVTNAQAQAMALVAQALATEGGKDAVNMQLKEQFIEQIGEVIAQADIAIVPAELAKMEGFFAGMEQVADSVKGAKA; from the coding sequence ATGTTTGCGTTTACCATTCTGATCCTATTTGTAGGATTCATCTTATACAAACTGATGCTCATCGTACCGATGCGCGAAGTGCACGTTATTGAAAGACTTGGAAAGTTTCGTACTGTGCTGCAACCAGGCTTTCATTTCTTGATTCCGTTTTTTGACCGCGTTGCTTACCGCCACGATACCCGTGAGCAGGTACTGGACGTGCCACCACAGAGTTGTATCTCCAAAGACAACATTCAGCTGGAGGTCGATGGGTTGGTTTACCTGAAGGTAATGGACGGCAAGCTCGCTAGCTATGGTATCGAAGACTATCGAATGGCCGCAGTAAATCTGGCTCAGACCACCATGCGTTCTGAGATCGGCAAACTCAGTCTCAGCGAGACCTTTTCTGAACGCGAACGACTGAACGAGGCCATTGTCCGTGAGATTGACAAAGCTTCTGATCCCTGGGGGATCAAGATGCTGCGCTATGAAATTAAAAACATCAGCCCGTCCCGCCATGTGATCCATACGCTGGAAAAACAGATGGAGGCTGAGCGGCGTAAGCGCGCAGAAATCACTCTCGCCAATGCCGAAAAGGAAGCGATGATTAATATGTCGCAGGGTGAGCGTCAGGAGGCGATCAACATCTCCGAGGGGCAAAAGCAGAAACGTATCAACGAAGCTATGGGTACCGCGCAGGAAATTGCGATTGTTACCAATGCCCAAGCGCAGGCGATGGCTTTGGTGGCACAAGCCCTAGCAACTGAGGGCGGCAAGGATGCGGTGAATATGCAGCTGAAGGAGCAATTTATCGAGCAGATCGGTGAAGTGATTGCGCAGGCGGATATAGCCATCGTGCCGGCAGAGTTGGCGAAGATGGAAGGATTCTTTGCGGGCATGGAACAGGTGGCCGATAGCGTGAAAGGAGCAAAAGCATGA
- a CDS encoding acyltransferase — protein MLNFLPSSVLFVLSSTLLIFNTILWSSLVCIGGLFKLILPWRPWQVSVTRLMNTFMWGWATWNGGILHLIAKVEWDVKGLEHLRKDGWYLLVSNHLSGFDIAAQTYIFRNHIPMLKFFLKKELLYIPLMGLGCWALDMPFMNRTSPEKLKKNPKLKGKDLATTRRSCEKFKYLPTSIINYVEGSRFTEAKRKRQNSPYQHLLKPKAGGIAFTLSAMGEQFDALLNVTVVYPDAPKDILNAVMHGKVHKIVIRVEALPVPQVDAEQYFNEPEYRVAFQRWLNQIWEAKDTQITELLAQHQATAESYQDKVIS, from the coding sequence ATGCTGAATTTTTTGCCCAGTTCTGTGTTATTTGTTTTAAGTTCTACTTTACTGATATTCAACACTATTCTCTGGAGTTCTTTGGTTTGTATTGGCGGACTATTTAAGCTGATATTGCCATGGCGTCCGTGGCAGGTCTCTGTCACCCGACTGATGAATACTTTTATGTGGGGTTGGGCGACTTGGAACGGCGGAATTTTGCATCTGATCGCCAAAGTAGAGTGGGATGTCAAAGGCTTAGAACATCTGCGCAAAGATGGTTGGTATTTGCTGGTTAGTAACCACCTGAGTGGTTTCGATATAGCGGCGCAAACTTACATTTTTCGCAATCACATTCCAATGTTGAAGTTCTTTTTGAAAAAGGAACTGTTATATATCCCATTGATGGGTCTCGGTTGCTGGGCGTTGGACATGCCGTTTATGAACCGCACCAGTCCGGAGAAACTGAAAAAAAATCCTAAGTTGAAAGGTAAAGATCTGGCCACCACCAGACGCTCTTGTGAAAAATTTAAATACCTGCCGACCTCTATCATCAATTACGTGGAAGGCAGTCGTTTTACGGAAGCCAAGCGTAAACGTCAGAACTCCCCCTACCAGCATCTGCTTAAACCAAAAGCTGGCGGTATTGCCTTTACCCTGTCCGCCATGGGCGAACAGTTTGATGCACTGCTAAACGTGACCGTGGTTTACCCAGATGCCCCCAAAGATATTCTCAATGCGGTGATGCACGGCAAGGTACACAAAATAGTCATTCGCGTTGAAGCACTGCCAGTGCCACAAGTCGACGCGGAACAGTACTTTAATGAGCCAGAGTATCGCGTGGCGTTTCAGCGCTGGCTCAATCAGATCTGGGAAGCCAAGGACACGCAGATCACAGAACTTCTGGCACAACATCAAGCGACAGCCGAAAGTTATCAGGACAAAGTCATATCCTGA